The following nucleotide sequence is from Longimicrobiales bacterium.
TCTGGCCATCCGTGAGGAGCAACACCTTTCCCTCGATCTGGGTCAACGCCAAGAACGCCAGGAGATCCTGGGTCTTGGGCGCGTCCATCGACGGAAGGTCCACCATGACCACCCGATCGTGCTCAGCCCGGTCGTTCAGGGCGGAGCGACGCGCGAGCGCCTTCACCTTCTTGGGGACCCGTTGGCGCCAGGAGTGTGGAATGGGCGGAAAAGCTCGGCCACCCCCCTCCATCTGCGCAGCTCGAACCGTTCCCTGACGGGCACGACCCGTGCCCTTCTGACGGAACGGCTTGGCGCCGGTGCCCCGCACGTCGGAACGTGACTTGGCAGAACCGGTGCCCTGTCTCTGGTTCAAGAGGTGCGCGCGCACAACCTGGTGCATCACGCCCTCGTTTACGACGCCGTCGAAGAGCGAATCGGGGAGTCCCCGAGCCTTACCCTTCTTGCCGTCCTCTTTGTAGTAGCGCGCCTTATACATGGCCGTCACTTCGAAATCAGCAGGTAGCTATTACGGGCGCCCGGAACACCGCCCTTTACGAATAGCAGGTTGCGCTCGCCATCGACGCGCACGACCTGCAGGTTCCGGATCGTCGTCCGAGCTCCACCCATACGTCCCGGCAACTTCTTGCCCTTAATGACGCGGGAGGGGTCCGTACCCGGGCCCATGGAGCCAGGCGTACGGGACATCGAGTGACCATGGGAAGCTGGGCGTCCGGCAAAACCGTAACGCTTCACTACACCCTGGAAGCCCTTACCCTTGGAGCGGCCCGTGATCTTGATGCGATCACCAGCCTCGAACAACGCAACGGTGAGCTCTTGGCCCACCTCATAAACTTCACCGTTGTCAGGGGTGAATTCACGCATGAGCTGAGGCGCGGCCTCGAGGCCCGCCTTAACAGCGTGTCCGACTTCAGCCTTGTTGGCACGCTTCGCCTTCTGCGCGCCGAAGCCAACCTGGACAGCCGTGTAGCCATCCGCGTCATCGGATCTCACCATGACAACTGGGCACGGCCCGGCTTCAATGACGGTGACGGGTACTTGTACCCCATCGTCATTGAAGATCCGCGTCATACCGACTTTTTTTCCAATCAATCCGGCCATTCTCCGGGGTCCCCCGCTAATCGACCTT
It contains:
- the rplD gene encoding 50S ribosomal protein L4; its protein translation is MYKARYYKEDGKKGKARGLPDSLFDGVVNEGVMHQVVRAHLLNQRQGTGSAKSRSDVRGTGAKPFRQKGTGRARQGTVRAAQMEGGGRAFPPIPHSWRQRVPKKVKALARRSALNDRAEHDRVVMVDLPSMDAPKTQDLLAFLALTQIEGKVLLLTDGQNDNVYKSARNLPHVQVMPFGGESVYDVLWANIIVIERGAIEDGKKKAAPKVKAPATAENEEEGDA
- the rplC gene encoding 50S ribosomal protein L3, whose protein sequence is MAGLIGKKVGMTRIFNDDGVQVPVTVIEAGPCPVVMVRSDDADGYTAVQVGFGAQKAKRANKAEVGHAVKAGLEAAPQLMREFTPDNGEVYEVGQELTVALFEAGDRIKITGRSKGKGFQGVVKRYGFAGRPASHGHSMSRTPGSMGPGTDPSRVIKGKKLPGRMGGARTTIRNLQVVRVDGERNLLFVKGGVPGARNSYLLISK